Genomic segment of Oncorhynchus nerka isolate Pitt River linkage group LG10, Oner_Uvic_2.0, whole genome shotgun sequence:
AGGATATTGGACTCCTCATACTCTAGTTTACCCTGAATGGACAAAGCAAAGTAGTTGTTTAAATGTGTTTATACAGCATTTTCAACATGTAATGTGTTTATACTTATGGAACAGCAGTGGGCTCTACTTCAGCCTCTTCCAGAGCGGTCTGGATCTCACTTCTCTGTCTACACAGTTTTATTTGCTTTCTCCAGCTCACGGATGCTCTTGCCGGGTCTCTCCGATCTGTTCAGTCAAGTCAGCGATCTCctctgcacacacaaacacaacattgGTTTATAATAAGGAGATTTTCAGGAGACATACATGGTTGATACACAGTATTGTTGTAGTTTGCTCATGTTGCATATTATTTTTCTTTCTCCCTTTTCAGGGTCTCCAGCTGATCCTCCTCATAGGAGTTCTTCATCTTGAAGAGCTGAGTGTTGAGAGATCAATAATCCTTCTGAGCTCCTTCCAGCTCAGCTTGGCACTCCTCAACATTTTGCTTCCACTCTGCCAGATCTTATCAACGTTTCTCTGCTTCTTGTCCAGGTTGGCGGACTAGGCGTTGGCCCTCTGCACATCAATCATGaggtcctccacctctccctgcagCCTCTGCTTGGTCTTCCCCAGAGAGGCCCACTTTGAGTTCACTGCCTCAACAGTTTCCTCAGCCTCCTGCAGACGATTATGGTGGAAGCGTTCACAAAAGATTTGCGCTACGGAGGAGCATGCATGGTTGCCATGAAGACCAATGAAGAATTTCAACATAACAAAATGCAATGCAAGGATGTTCAGAAGCAAAACACATTATGCATACTTATTAAACTACATCTAACTGTTTGTTGAGTCCTATGGCCTATGGAAAGTGTTACATTTTGACAACGTGGAAAGTGTTCCTGTCTGAAAGTGAATATGTTAGCTGCTTCTCCCACTAACGTGCTGATGCATATTGTTACTGGAGATACTATTGATGACAATCTACAGTGTATTAACTGGTATGCTCCTACTAATCTGCTAAGACATTAAGATATACTTGTTCCCGAAAGAAATCCATCATCATCTGTTTAAAGTGGTCCTTATACTGTAAATTGTACAGTAGGCCTACGGTGCTGCACTGCATTGGCGTCTTCTTCATTATTGTGTGATTGCAAATTTCACTTAGATACTGGAGGAATACAATGATTTCATAAACATTCAAATGAAAATGTTTTTGAGCTGTAAATATGATACACACCATATCTGTcaataaaaatattttttgtttATTCACTTATAACATGGGTACGATTAGCATACTTGAAATGTAACAAAAAACAATAAAAGTTATAGTTTGCTATTAATTTGATCTTACTTCAGGTACTGTAGTTCACATTCCAAACAAACACCTCACTGTATCAGGAATATAGTAACACTGTATCACATGTTGAAAGTAGAAGAAATATCCATTGGCAGTTCAGACACTGAATAATTTCTCTCATTTTTCATCTTTATCTGGCTTACATACCCCACTGGGTAACACTTTATAATAATGTTCCTGTCTGAACATTATTATAAAGTGTTACCCCACACGGTAGCATTCTGACATTCTTCTCAATATCACATAGTCATCACTCAACATGCCTGTGGTACATGTATGTTATTTGCTTTCACTATCCATTTACAAACCTAAGTGTAATACATACACTTAAACAGCAAAATCCATACACAAAAAGAAGCCGGGTTGTTAATATTTTCCTTTTAGAACGGTATTCATCCGGTTCAGGCCTGAAGCATGGTGCATCACATAGTATgacaatacattttaaaatggagCTATTCCATTGTTTTAGCACTGGGTAATATTAAAAACATGTAGACAAATCACCTTAAATCACACTGTTTGCACGGTCAAATAACTTGATGGAAATCACTGGCTTTGTGACGTAAGATGAAAAGAGCACCACTTTTCAGCTCCATATGCCATATGTAGCAGGGCTAAGCTGGTCTAACCATCCATATGCCATATGTAGCAGGGCTAAGCTGGTCTAACCATCCATATGCCATATGTAGCAGGCCTAAGCTAGTCTAACCATCCATATGCCATATGTAGCAGGGCTAAGCTGGTCTAACCATCCATATGCCATATGTAGCAGGGCTAAGCTGGTTTAACCATCCATATGCCATATGTAGCAGGGCTAAGCTGGTCTAACCATCCATATGCCATATGTAGCAAGGCTAAGCTGGTCTAACCATCCATATGCCATATGTAGCAGGGCTAAGCTGGTCTAACCATCCATATGCCATATGTAGCAGGGCTAAGCTGGTCTAACCATCCATATGCCATATGTAGCAGGGCTAAGCTGGTCTAACCATCCATATGCCATATGTAGCAGGCCTAAGCTAGTCTAACCATCCATATGCCATATGTAGCAGAGCTAAGCTGGTCTAACCATCCATATGCCATATGTAGCAGGCCTAAGCTAGTCTAACCATCCATATGCCATATGTAGCAGGGCTAAGCTGGTCTAACCATCCATATGCCATATGTAGCAGGGCTAAGCTGGTCTAACCATCCATATGCCATATGTAGCAGGGCTAAGCTGGTCTAAACATCCATATGCCATATGTAGCAGGCCTAAGCTAGTCTAACCATCCATATGCCATATGTAGCAGGCCTAAACTAGTCTAACCATCCATATGCCATATGTAGCAGGGCTAAGCTGGTCTAACCATCCATATGCCATATGTAGCAGGGCTAAGCTGGTCTAACCATCCATATGCCATATGTAGCAGGCCTAAGCTAGTCTAACCATCCATATGCCATATGTAGCAGGGCTAAGCTGGTCTAACCATCCATATGCCATATGTAGCAGGCCTAAGCTAGTCTAACCATCCATATGCCATATGTAGCAGGGCTAAGCTGGTCTAACCATCCATATGCCATATGTAGCAGGGCTAAGCTGGTCTAACCATCCATATGCCATATGTAGCAGGGCTAAGCTGGTCTAACCATCCATATGCCATATGTAGCAGGGCTAAGCTGGTCTAACCATCCATATGCCATATGTAGCAGCCCTAAGCTTGTCTAACCATCCATATGCCATATGTAGCAGGCCTAAACTAGTCTAACCATTTTCTTTTAAGTTTCTTACCTATTCTCAGCTATGGGAGAATCTCTGTTGGATTTCCTAGAttcctctcttctgtcctcccctcacctcctttaGAAAAAGCTCATAGAGAATTGAGGCGAGGAGGCAAGATGAGAATATGGAAACATGACGCTGatatgaaatgaaatgagactctcctctctctaatgcATCATCATGCAAATTATGTTTACAGAGGTGGAATCCCAAAATACCAGTGTGTTAAACATAAGTGTTAAACATGTAGCGAGTTGAACTAGACATTTTATAGATGAAAGGATAAGTAACACATCCTTTATTAAATGTGTGCTTTTCTACTCTGAGAAAACAACTGCTGTTTCAAAGGGTGTGTGGCAGATTTCAAAACTCTTCCGTGTAAGGATGCAGCTGAGCATCCTCTGAATTGAAACTCTCCTACCACTTTTCGGTTTCCGTGTCACCGAGGAGAGGAGGgcggaggactggaggacagactTTGATCCAAAACGGAATCTCCCACTGTCTTATGGACCCACAACAGCATTTCCCTGATGGAAGTAAGCTGGAAGTTACTAGAGTGTAGAATTCTATTCATCCAGCAGATGCTGCTCTGGCACTGCTAAATCCTCTAGGAGCTAGAGACTTCATCTAGAGAACACAGACCAATCTTTTACTTAGGGAATTACATTTGGACAGCCAGTGAGAAGAAATGGAGAAACCTTTTCAAATATTATTTCAAATATAATCAAAACATTACAATTCATAATGACCAATCTCTTTAGCGTACAATTAATCATTAGGTATCAAGTTAGAAATATCATATTACCATTACTCAAAAACCTTGCGTACATTAACAACAATTGAATAAATTGATGCACTTACTGTCTCCAGCATGTAAACCACAACTCACATTGAACACAATACCAGCTCACTGAGGTACTCAGAAATATTTTCACACTGGCTCACAATCTATAGACGAAAATCTATAGACCAATTTATTACACAAAAATAACCATCAACTTTGAAACACCGGATGTCACAAATAGGACACCGTTTTGTTTTAAATTCTCTCATTTTATAAGACACAAGAAAGCTATAACCAAGTTGAAGGCAATGTACAGAAGTCAGAGTAAAAAAGAACAAAAACATCTAGCTCAGCCAAAAGGGAGCTCAAAATCAATACGATGCAGTCTATTGACGCACAATGTTTTGGACTTGTCTTTCAATGTGATATAACAGATGTACAGTTTACTTAGAAAACCCCAACTGCTCTGTACGATACAGCTCTACCGAGAAGAAAATGGTAAGAAATGGAAAACCCCAAATCCATAACACATATTATATCATATTATCTCCGTAGGTATCAATTGCACTTTGAATTGTCCCCTCATTGCATTTTAAGCCcttgttctattggttttcactGTCAGTCCTTTCAGCTGCACTTCTCTGAAATGCTGAGAACTGGAAAAATCTAGAGGAAGCTATCACCACGGGAGCTCTCTTTAAGAAACAGAGGAATATGTCACTGTGTAGGTCGTGGCTCCACAGAGAACATCAGACAACACAGCAACAATATGGCCGCCTCCCTGGGAATCTCTGTGCAGTTAAAAACCACAGACAGAACCTTTAGGATGCCTCATCCATCCACTGTCCTGTTAGATCCCAGACTCATCATCATtaacatcattatcatcatcatcatcaccagatGCCCACTGGGTCTATATCCCGCTACGTTGAGTCTTTAGGAATTCTCCTGTGGAACACTACGGACTGCCGTTCCTGGAACTGCTGCTTCCTCCGCCGCTTGCGCTGGTCCCAGCGACAGAGCAGTATCATCTTGAAGGTGGTGCGGAAGGTCTTGTTGCACAGAGCGTAGCACATGGGGTTGACGGTGCTGTTGACGTAGCACAGCCAGTAGCCCAGCGCCCACAGAGCCTCAGGGATGCAGCCATTACAGAAGGTGTTGACTAGCACCATGATGTTGTAGGGTGTCCATGTGATGATGAAGGCAAACAGGATGGCGCTGAGGGTCTGTGCCGccttcttctccttcaccagagaCATGCGCTTGCGCTTGGTGATCTGCGTCCTTGCCCTGGAGGCGAATCTCTTGGCTAGAGCTGCGTCTTTGAAGGAGATGGGCGCCGAGGGAGATTTGGTGGTGGTGGCAGAGGAGCCAGAGAGCGGCCCCACTCTGGTGGCCTGGAGGGCAGGCATGGACTGGACTTTGGATATCCGGGAGGGGAAGCGTTGGTGGTAGCTGCTGTTGTCTGTGTTGGCCCCATcaggggtggtagtagtggtggtggtagagaggCCATCCCGGCTGTCCTCCTCCCCCCTTAGGGGGTCCTCTTCTGAGGCTAGGTCCAGGTCCTCGCAGGAGGTGAGGTGGGAGTTGACGGCTGCCTTCATCCCCGGCAGGTTGAGGACTATGGAGAAGATGGCGTGGTCCTGAGGCATCATCCCTCTACCGTTTCCCTCCTCGTCCTCAGACGAGCCTGAGTGGTCCACTGACAGCCTGGCATTGTTGTTGTTCCAGCTGTCGCTGCTGCTGTGGTCAGCGTCCCCTTCCCCAGGCCGGGTGCTGCCAGGCCTCCAGGAGCGCATCATGGGCCAGCAGTGGAAGCGTGCAGCCAGCGCCCGGCCAGGGCTCTTTCTCTGGGAGGACTGGGTCAGCTCGTAGCTGCTGCAGCTCCTGGCACTACCAGCCTGGTGGTGGACGAAGTgagccctctcccctcccctgcctcggCTCCCTGAGCCCTGCAGGCCAGCCAGCTCCTGCGCACGGTTCTGTGTCTCCCTGTAGATACGCCAGTAGAGCACACTCATAATAGTGACAGGCAGGTAGAAGGCAGCCATGGCCGTGCAGAATGTAATGATAGGCTCTGAGAGGAACTGGATGTAGCACTTATCAGAGGGCACTGTGCGCTCCCCCACAAAGTACTGCCAGAACAGGATGGCTGGGGCCCAAAGGACCAGGGACACGAACCAGGCCAGGCCAATCATTAGGACAGCCCGCCGTGTGGTCCGCTTGGCGCGGTAGGTGAGGGGCCGGGTGATGGAGAAGTAACGGTCAAAGCTGATGACCAGCAGGTTCAT
This window contains:
- the LOC115135048 gene encoding muscarinic acetylcholine receptor M3-like, which produces MMSSNSTDHGLYLTISSPGMGIIYPDTNTLHRDPWPELTSPDDKDSFLSGLFNLTGSLNETVTSLTYDPLGGHTVWQVVLIVFLTGLLSLVTIIGNILVVVSFKVNRQLKTVNNYFLLSLAVADLIIGVISMNLYTTYIIMGQWALGNWACDLWLAIDYVASNASVMNLLVISFDRYFSITRPLTYRAKRTTRRAVLMIGLAWFVSLVLWAPAILFWQYFVGERTVPSDKCYIQFLSEPIITFCTAMAAFYLPVTIMSVLYWRIYRETQNRAQELAGLQGSGSRGRGGERAHFVHHQAGSARSCSSYELTQSSQRKSPGRALAARFHCWPMMRSWRPGSTRPGEGDADHSSSDSWNNNNARLSVDHSGSSEDEEGNGRGMMPQDHAIFSIVLNLPGMKAAVNSHLTSCEDLDLASEEDPLRGEEDSRDGLSTTTTTTTPDGANTDNSSYHQRFPSRISKVQSMPALQATRVGPLSGSSATTTKSPSAPISFKDAALAKRFASRARTQITKRKRMSLVKEKKAAQTLSAILFAFIITWTPYNIMVLVNTFCNGCIPEALWALGYWLCYVNSTVNPMCYALCNKTFRTTFKMILLCRWDQRKRRRKQQFQERQSVVFHRRIPKDST